A region of Paenimyroides aestuarii DNA encodes the following proteins:
- a CDS encoding metallophosphoesterase: protein MKNKHSIYLLFLLVISFYSYGQARPDHALSKTANQHAEIQAVKKGISFLAIGDFGRHGAFTQKEVARDMGTVAEILDLNFTISVGDNFYPNGVQSTQDYQWISSFESIYTHHLLHEPWFVALGNHDYEGNAQAQIDYSNISRRWQMPHRYFERLIEIDKGKYLQLLVIDTNPFIAKYKANPEKYLGIADQNTQEQLQWMETKLANNDPKIVWKIVVGHHPLYTGGKRKNDQETKDIQLLFEPILEKHKVDAYICGHEHDLQIIKKSDKNVMQFLSGAGSELRETGKTEGSLFAEAVPGFMAFTLTNNALKAYVIQSTANDFKIIYQTEIKK from the coding sequence ATGAAAAATAAACATTCAATCTACTTATTATTTTTATTAGTCATTAGTTTTTATTCGTATGGTCAGGCGCGTCCTGATCATGCGCTTAGTAAAACAGCGAATCAACATGCAGAAATACAAGCTGTAAAAAAGGGGATTTCATTTTTGGCAATTGGCGATTTTGGCCGTCATGGCGCATTCACCCAAAAAGAAGTTGCCCGTGACATGGGAACGGTTGCAGAAATTTTAGATTTGAATTTCACCATTTCTGTGGGCGATAATTTTTATCCAAATGGCGTTCAAAGTACGCAAGATTACCAGTGGATTTCATCGTTTGAAAGCATTTATACGCACCATTTATTGCACGAGCCATGGTTTGTGGCTTTGGGAAATCACGATTATGAAGGAAATGCCCAAGCACAGATTGATTACAGCAACATTTCGAGACGTTGGCAAATGCCTCATCGCTATTTTGAACGATTAATAGAAATTGACAAAGGCAAATACTTACAACTTTTGGTGATTGATACCAATCCGTTTATTGCTAAATACAAGGCAAATCCTGAAAAATATTTGGGAATAGCTGATCAAAACACACAAGAGCAATTACAATGGATGGAAACAAAATTAGCCAACAACGACCCCAAAATTGTGTGGAAAATTGTAGTGGGACACCATCCGCTGTACACAGGTGGCAAACGAAAAAATGATCAAGAAACCAAAGATATTCAATTGCTTTTTGAACCCATTTTAGAAAAACATAAGGTAGATGCATACATTTGCGGGCACGAACATGATTTGCAGATTATTAAAAAAAGCGATAAAAATGTGATGCAATTTTTATCAGGTGCTGGTAGCGAACTGCGCGAAACCGGAAAAACAGAAGGCTCGCTTTTTGCTGAAGCTGTTCCGGGATTTATGGCTTTTACGTTAACCAACAATGCGTTGAAAGCTTATGTAATTCAATCAACAGCAAATGATTTCAAAATAATTTATCAAACCGAAATTAAAAAATGA
- a CDS encoding phytase produces the protein MRKVLYLIAVTTFIASCNSSKLAPVAKNALKPTIVTQPTPHDTDDPAIWINKTNPSQSLIIGTDKEAATGGLYAYDLQGKMVHKVYPMDRPNNVDIAYNLPLNGKKVDIAVVTERKKNQIRIFSLPDLKPIDNGGIAVFADSEQKDPMGIALYTNPSNGKIYAIVGRKEGASGAYLYQYELTDNKGTVAANLVRKFGNYSGKKEIEAIMVDNELGYIYYADETQGIRKYYADPAKGDKELAFFGQKDFKRDHEGIALFKTSDKEGYILISDQQANNFVVYKREGANDNVHDHKMIAKIPFSTIECDGADAVNFNFGSMFPNGIFVAMSNGMVFHYYDWRIIQKEIDQQQK, from the coding sequence ATGAGAAAAGTACTCTATCTTATAGCAGTTACCACTTTTATAGCATCTTGCAATTCGTCTAAATTGGCTCCTGTTGCAAAAAATGCTTTAAAACCAACAATTGTTACCCAACCAACACCCCATGATACCGATGATCCTGCTATTTGGATCAACAAAACAAACCCTTCGCAATCATTAATCATCGGAACCGATAAAGAAGCGGCTACCGGCGGTTTGTATGCCTATGATTTGCAAGGAAAAATGGTGCATAAAGTATATCCAATGGATCGCCCAAATAATGTGGATATTGCATACAACTTGCCATTGAACGGTAAAAAAGTGGATATTGCGGTGGTTACCGAACGAAAAAAAAATCAAATCCGCATATTTTCTTTGCCTGATTTAAAACCGATTGATAACGGCGGAATTGCTGTTTTTGCCGATTCAGAACAGAAGGATCCTATGGGTATTGCATTGTACACCAATCCTTCCAACGGAAAAATCTATGCCATTGTGGGCAGAAAAGAAGGTGCCTCAGGAGCTTATTTGTATCAATATGAACTAACGGATAACAAAGGAACGGTTGCCGCTAATTTGGTGCGAAAATTTGGAAACTATTCAGGCAAAAAAGAGATTGAAGCCATTATGGTTGATAATGAATTGGGGTATATTTATTATGCCGATGAAACCCAAGGAATAAGAAAATATTACGCAGATCCCGCAAAAGGAGATAAAGAACTGGCCTTTTTTGGTCAAAAAGATTTTAAACGCGACCACGAAGGTATTGCTTTGTTCAAAACCAGTGATAAAGAAGGATACATTCTTATATCAGACCAACAGGCAAATAATTTTGTGGTTTATAAACGCGAAGGCGCCAATGACAATGTGCACGACCATAAGATGATTGCTAAAATTCCTTTTTCAACCATTGAGTGTGATGGTGCGGATGCGGTTAATTTTAACTTTGGAAGTATGTTTCCAAACGGTATTTTTGTGGCAATGAGCAACGGTATGGTTTTTCATTATTACGATTGGCGCATTATTCAAAAAGAAATAGACCAACAGCAGAAATAA